In Helianthus annuus cultivar XRQ/B chromosome 3, HanXRQr2.0-SUNRISE, whole genome shotgun sequence, a single window of DNA contains:
- the LOC110925440 gene encoding uncharacterized protein LOC110925440: MKYKRGSTVEVFCDKSWRCARIVSSKGHNYTVSYDVYPGFTNKDDVEHISIKSIRPCPPLFESSECWVPGDVAEVFHNLSWKMAIVLKDIGLDQFIVRLVGSLQEFEATKSELRVRQSYQNGQWVVTGKVPSDHKEANGSELLKYGTQDNHRLMASRIVFSKTRKRASPGCDSQDEMKKKRARKLTMCGKEDIEDHESDAESVCQCGYHEESQSQGTDESGDNKAVADEIHRLELQAYRYTMVSLHASGPLNWEKETMVTNLRISLHISNDEHLIMLKNLLSASNKQSY, translated from the exons ATGAAGTATAAGAGAGGAAGTACAGTGGAGGTATTTTGCGACAAATCTTGGCGTTGTGCTCGAATAGTTTCTAGCAAAGGACACAACTACACCGTCAGTTACGATGTGTATCCTGGTTTTACTAACAAGGATGACGTGGAACACATATCAATAAAATCTATAAGGCCGTGTCCTCCTTTGTTTGAAAGTTCAGAATGTTGGGTTCCTGGTGATGTGGCGGAAGTGTTTCACAATCTTTCATGGAAGATGGCAATCGTTTTGAAAGATATCGGTTTGGACCAGTTTATAGTCAGATTAGTTGGATCATTACAAGAGTTTGAAGCAACTAAATCAGAACTCCGTGTGAGGCAATCGTATCAAAATGGTCAATGGGTTGTGACTGGCAAGGTTCCTAGTGATCATAAAGAGGCAAACGGCTCCGAGCTTTTGAAGTATGGTACTCAAGACAACCATCGGTTAATGGCGTCGCGTATTGTTTTctctaaaacccgaaaacgcgcTTCACCCGGCTGTGATTctcaagatgaaatgaagaaaaAACGTGCACGGAAGTTAACAATGTGTGGAAAAGAGG ATATTGAAGATCATGAAAGTGATGCAGAGTCTGTTTGTCAGTGTGGATATCATGAAGAAAGTCAAAGCCAAGGAACTGATGAATCGGGTGATAACAAGGCAGTGGCAGATGAAATTCATAGACTGGAGTTGCAGGCCTACCGTTACACCATGGTGTCATTACATGCATCAGGACCCTTAAACTGGGAGAAAGAAACTATGGTAACAAACCTTCGTATATCACTCCATATATCAAATGATGAGCATTTGATTATGTTAAAAAACTTACTTTCTGCTTCTAATAAACAGTCTTATTAG